One Natrinema salaciae genomic window carries:
- the pyrF gene encoding orotidine-5'-phosphate decarboxylase, translated as MNFFDRLHDRIRTVDSVVSVGLDPDPSRIPDHLREYDLPRWAFNRRIIDATHEHAAIYKPNAAFYEDPDGWRALEETIAYAHGKGVPVLLDAKRADIGNTTRQYAQLLETVDAITVNPYMGRDSLQPFLSNEEAGVFVLCRTSNPGGADIQDLELETGEPVYERVAALADLWNENDNVGLVVGATQPEELEALREQVPDLPFLVPGIGAQGGDAEAAVEYGLADGVGLVNSSRGIIFAGEDSEARSASDSRAAEPRDDDGEEFASASGQAAKRLKKRLNRYRE; from the coding sequence ATGAACTTCTTCGACCGCTTGCACGACCGCATCCGAACGGTCGACAGCGTCGTCTCGGTCGGTCTCGACCCCGACCCGTCGCGCATTCCCGACCACCTTCGGGAGTACGACCTTCCCCGCTGGGCGTTCAACCGCCGCATCATCGACGCGACCCACGAACACGCCGCGATCTACAAGCCCAACGCGGCCTTCTACGAGGACCCCGACGGCTGGCGCGCACTCGAGGAGACGATCGCCTACGCCCACGGCAAGGGCGTCCCCGTCCTGCTGGACGCGAAACGCGCCGACATCGGGAACACGACCCGACAGTACGCGCAGTTGCTCGAGACCGTCGACGCGATCACGGTCAACCCCTACATGGGTCGGGATTCGCTGCAACCGTTCCTGTCGAACGAGGAAGCCGGCGTCTTCGTCCTCTGTCGGACCTCGAACCCGGGCGGGGCGGACATCCAGGATCTCGAACTCGAGACCGGGGAACCGGTCTACGAGCGCGTGGCGGCGCTGGCAGATCTCTGGAACGAGAACGACAACGTCGGGCTCGTCGTCGGCGCGACCCAGCCCGAAGAACTCGAGGCGCTGCGCGAGCAGGTTCCGGATCTCCCCTTCCTCGTCCCCGGTATCGGGGCCCAGGGCGGCGACGCGGAGGCGGCCGTCGAGTACGGACTGGCCGACGGCGTCGGGCTGGTCAACTCCTCGCGCGGCATTATTTTCGCCGGAGAAGATAGCGAGGCGCGAAGCGCCTCGGACAGTCGAGCGGCGGAGCCGCGAGACGACGACGGCGAGGAGTTCGCAAGCGCAAGCGGGCAGGCCGCGAAGCGACTGAAGAAGCGGTTGAACCGGTACCGCGAGTAG
- a CDS encoding GTPBP1 family GTP-binding protein: MSRDRALLERALDRGEQDGGNVEFKERLSRDVHLEGGRRESLAAQLRHRLLSGDGEATYVVGVTDDGGLAGVDPDTFSETMDVLSLLAEEADAHIEDVQTWGINDGLVGVAQVREGGVLETDDEHVVVGTAGHVDHGKSTLVGSLVTGKPDDGDGATRAFLDVQPHEVERGLSADLSYAVYGFDEAGPVRVRNPNRKADRADVVQEADRLVSFVDTVGHEPWLRTTIRGLVGQKLDYGLLVVAADDGPTRTTREHLGVLLATDLPTIVAITKTDTVDEDRIEDVEREVERLLREVGKSPLRVSRHGVDAAVEEISERVVPIVETSAITMDGLETLDELFDRLPKTSRDTGEFRMYVDRSYSVTGVGAVASGTVMSGEVEAGDELLIGPMSDGRFQEVEVRSIEMHYHRVDKAQAGRIVGIALKGIKESAIERGMVLLPRDSDPEPVREFEAEVMVLNHPTRIGEGYEPVVHLETIGEAAAFYPENGRLLPGDTGETTVRFKFRPYLVEEGQKFVFREGRSKGVGTVTDVSPME; this comes from the coding sequence ATGAGCCGTGACCGGGCTCTCCTCGAGCGAGCCCTGGACCGTGGCGAACAGGACGGTGGCAACGTCGAATTCAAGGAGCGACTGTCACGAGACGTCCACCTCGAGGGTGGACGGCGCGAGAGCCTGGCCGCGCAACTTCGACATCGATTGCTCTCGGGCGACGGCGAGGCGACGTACGTCGTCGGCGTCACCGACGACGGCGGACTCGCCGGCGTCGACCCCGACACCTTCTCCGAGACGATGGACGTCCTCTCCTTGCTCGCCGAGGAGGCCGACGCCCACATCGAGGACGTCCAGACATGGGGAATCAACGACGGACTCGTGGGGGTCGCACAGGTTCGCGAGGGCGGCGTCCTCGAGACGGACGACGAACACGTCGTCGTCGGGACGGCGGGTCACGTCGACCACGGCAAGAGCACGCTCGTCGGCTCGCTGGTGACGGGAAAACCCGACGACGGGGACGGTGCGACTCGCGCGTTCCTCGACGTACAGCCCCACGAGGTCGAACGGGGGCTCTCCGCCGACCTGTCCTACGCCGTCTACGGCTTCGACGAGGCGGGACCGGTCCGGGTCCGGAACCCCAACCGCAAGGCCGACCGCGCGGACGTCGTTCAGGAGGCCGACCGGCTCGTCTCGTTCGTCGACACCGTCGGCCACGAGCCGTGGCTCCGGACGACGATCCGCGGCCTCGTCGGGCAGAAACTCGACTACGGGCTGCTGGTCGTCGCCGCCGACGACGGCCCGACGCGGACGACGCGAGAACACCTCGGTGTCCTTCTCGCCACCGACCTCCCGACGATCGTCGCGATCACCAAGACCGATACCGTCGACGAGGACCGCATCGAGGACGTCGAGCGCGAGGTCGAACGGCTCCTCCGCGAGGTCGGCAAGTCGCCGCTTCGGGTCAGTCGCCACGGCGTCGACGCCGCCGTCGAGGAGATCAGCGAGCGGGTCGTCCCCATCGTCGAAACCAGCGCGATCACGATGGACGGCCTCGAGACGCTGGACGAACTGTTCGACCGCCTCCCGAAGACGTCCCGTGACACCGGCGAATTCCGGATGTACGTCGACCGCAGCTATTCGGTCACGGGCGTCGGTGCGGTCGCCTCGGGAACGGTCATGTCGGGCGAGGTCGAGGCCGGCGACGAACTCCTCATCGGGCCGATGTCGGACGGCCGCTTCCAGGAGGTCGAGGTTCGCTCGATCGAGATGCACTACCACCGGGTCGACAAGGCGCAGGCGGGCCGGATCGTCGGCATCGCGCTCAAGGGCATCAAGGAGAGCGCGATCGAGCGCGGGATGGTCCTGCTCCCGCGGGATTCCGACCCCGAACCCGTCCGGGAGTTCGAAGCCGAAGTCATGGTGCTCAACCACCCTACCCGGATCGGCGAGGGCTACGAACCCGTCGTCCACCTCGAGACGATCGGGGAAGCTGCGGCTTTCTACCCCGAGAACGGCCGCCTACTACCGGGCGACACGGGCGAGACGACTGTCCGGTTCAAGTTCCGTCCGTACCTCGTCGAGGAGGGGCAGAAGTTCGTCTTCCGCGAGGGTCGCAGCAAGGGCGTCGGGACGGTGACCGACGTCTCCCCGATGGAGTGA
- a CDS encoding TMEM165/GDT1 family protein: MTGWLEILVTAFVLQLSVLPGEKVQFIIAGLATRYDPRIVVAAAASAFAGWTALEILFGAAIQGVLPPVYLDAITAGLFLLFAALLVRSAPETSEQSAVANGGGTTADAIDVSILGRDIPPYLRGFVPIFALMAVGEFGDKTQLVTIGLAVQYGAHPAIWVGEMLAIVPVSAANAYFFHRFSHRFDARLAHLAGAGLFVFFGLDTVLEILTGISIWEEIVETISSVLLGFHPV, from the coding sequence ATGACCGGCTGGCTCGAGATCCTCGTCACCGCGTTCGTTCTGCAGCTGTCGGTGCTCCCCGGCGAGAAGGTGCAGTTCATCATCGCGGGGCTGGCGACACGATACGATCCCCGGATCGTGGTCGCCGCCGCGGCGAGTGCCTTTGCCGGCTGGACGGCCCTCGAGATCCTCTTCGGAGCGGCGATTCAGGGCGTGTTACCGCCCGTCTACCTCGACGCGATCACGGCGGGGTTGTTCCTCCTCTTTGCGGCGTTGCTCGTCAGGTCGGCCCCCGAAACGAGCGAGCAATCGGCGGTGGCCAATGGCGGTGGGACGACGGCCGACGCGATCGACGTCTCGATTCTCGGCCGCGACATACCGCCGTACCTCCGCGGGTTCGTTCCGATCTTCGCCCTGATGGCCGTCGGAGAGTTCGGTGATAAAACACAGCTCGTCACGATCGGTCTCGCGGTGCAGTACGGGGCCCACCCCGCAATCTGGGTCGGCGAGATGCTCGCGATCGTTCCCGTGAGCGCGGCCAACGCCTACTTCTTCCACCGGTTCTCTCACCGCTTCGACGCCAGACTGGCCCACCTCGCCGGCGCGGGACTCTTCGTCTTTTTCGGGCTCGATACCGTGTTGGAGATCCTGACGGGAATTTCGATCTGGGAGGAGATCGTCGAGACGATCTCCTCGGTGCTTCTCGGATTCCACCCGGTGTGA
- the proC gene encoding pyrroline-5-carboxylate reductase encodes MVQTSVIGCGNMGSALIKGLWQSGNHTIVACDLDPDALEGVADYVDRTTSDVSDASDADVVIVAVKPDIVGAVLEDLDLSPEQTLLTIAAGVSTDYVEARTDANVVRIMPNLAAETGDMAAAVTTDGITDEVRALLDDAGEFAEVDEEKMDIATAVNGSGPAFVFYLIQAMADAGVEGGLEPGDAETLAAQTFKGAAETVLRSDRSVDELIDAVCSPNGTTIEGMEVLWESDADAEVREAVKAAEERSAELAAEFNDE; translated from the coding sequence ATGGTACAGACGAGCGTTATCGGTTGTGGAAACATGGGGAGCGCCCTGATCAAGGGCCTCTGGCAGTCCGGGAACCATACGATAGTCGCGTGCGACCTCGATCCCGACGCACTCGAGGGGGTCGCCGACTACGTCGACCGCACGACGTCGGACGTCTCTGACGCGTCCGACGCCGATGTTGTCATCGTCGCGGTGAAACCGGACATCGTCGGCGCGGTCCTCGAGGATCTCGATCTCTCGCCCGAGCAGACGCTGCTCACTATCGCTGCGGGCGTCTCTACCGACTACGTCGAAGCGCGGACCGACGCGAACGTCGTCCGGATCATGCCGAACCTTGCCGCCGAGACGGGCGACATGGCCGCGGCCGTGACTACCGACGGCATCACCGACGAGGTCCGAGCGCTGCTCGACGACGCCGGCGAGTTCGCCGAGGTCGACGAGGAGAAGATGGACATCGCGACCGCGGTCAACGGAAGCGGGCCGGCCTTCGTCTTCTATCTCATTCAGGCCATGGCAGACGCGGGCGTCGAGGGCGGTCTCGAGCCCGGCGACGCCGAAACGCTGGCCGCCCAGACGTTCAAGGGGGCGGCCGAGACCGTTCTCCGATCGGACCGGAGCGTCGACGAGTTGATCGACGCGGTCTGCTCGCCCAACGGGACGACGATCGAAGGGATGGAAGTCCTCTGGGAGAGCGACGCCGACGCCGAGGTCAGGGAGGCGGTGAAGGCGGCCGAGGAACGGTCGGCGGAACTCGCGGCCGAATTCAACGATGAGTAA
- the proB gene encoding glutamate 5-kinase — MSKGLEEAAVAEARQLAADADRVIVKAGTNSLTDAESNLDDGKLDKLVDDIEDLLSRGKDVILVSSGAVGAGMGRIAQGSETLEETQALSTVGQSTLMHRYTESFARYDRTVAQLLLTQHDLENPERFTNFRNTVETLLDWGVVPIINENDAVATEELRIGDNDMLSAAATMGVDADLLVTLTDVGGVYTGNPKENTDAERIEAVGRNYDTVQDIISESTTDGFGGIQTKVEGARDVSEHGIPAVIAKSTEPDVLAKIATAKPVGTIFVPINGVSDD; from the coding sequence ATGAGTAAGGGGCTCGAGGAAGCGGCCGTCGCCGAGGCGAGGCAGCTCGCCGCCGACGCGGACCGCGTGATCGTCAAGGCGGGGACGAACTCCCTGACCGACGCGGAGTCGAATCTGGACGACGGGAAACTCGACAAGCTCGTCGACGACATCGAGGACCTCCTCTCGCGGGGCAAGGACGTGATCCTCGTCTCCTCGGGCGCAGTCGGAGCCGGGATGGGACGGATCGCACAGGGCAGCGAGACCCTCGAGGAGACGCAAGCCCTCTCGACCGTCGGCCAGAGCACCCTCATGCACCGCTACACCGAGAGCTTCGCGCGATACGACCGGACGGTAGCCCAGCTCCTCCTGACTCAGCACGACCTCGAGAACCCCGAACGGTTCACGAACTTCCGGAACACGGTCGAGACGCTGCTGGACTGGGGCGTCGTGCCGATCATCAACGAGAACGACGCGGTCGCGACCGAGGAGCTCCGGATCGGCGACAACGACATGCTCTCGGCCGCAGCGACGATGGGCGTCGACGCGGACCTGCTGGTCACGCTGACCGACGTCGGCGGCGTCTACACCGGGAACCCGAAAGAGAACACCGACGCCGAGCGCATCGAGGCCGTCGGACGCAACTACGATACGGTTCAGGACATCATCTCCGAGAGCACGACCGACGGGTTCGGCGGGATCCAGACGAAAGTCGAGGGCGCGCGCGACGTCAGCGAACACGGGATTCCGGCCGTCATCGCGAAGTCGACCGAGCCCGACGTGCTCGCGAAGATCGCTACTGCCAAGCCCGTGGGGACCATATTCGTCCCCATCAACGGTGTGAGCGATGACTGA
- a CDS encoding glutamate-5-semialdehyde dehydrogenase encodes MTETDIERDVDEAQTAALALANRSDEDRNAALREIADAIEARTDEILAENEKDVTEGERLLEAGEYTQALVDRLQLSQSKIEDIAEMVRSVAEQDDPLGKTLSARELDDDLELYKVAVPIGVVGTVFESRPDALVQIAALGLKSGNAVILKGGSEALHSNRVLFEIIEEAAADAGMPDGWAQHVEAREDVDALLEMDDAIDLLMPRGSSEFVRYIQDNTSIPVLGHTEGICHVYVDDEADLSMAEEIAYDAKVQYPAVCNAVETLLVHEDVAEEFLPAIADRYETAGVEIRGDEATREIVDVDAVTDADWDTEYGDLIVSIRIVDSLETAIDHVTTHGSKHTESIVTEDADRASAFMRGIDSASVFHNASTRFADGYRFGLGAEVGISTGKIHARGPVGLEGLTTYKYHLEGDGQLVASYAGEDARPFTHEAFDGDWNPGRLFDE; translated from the coding sequence ATGACTGAAACCGACATCGAACGCGACGTCGACGAGGCACAGACCGCAGCCCTCGCGCTCGCGAACCGCTCCGACGAGGACCGGAACGCGGCGCTGCGCGAGATCGCCGACGCGATCGAAGCGCGGACCGACGAGATCCTCGCGGAAAACGAGAAAGACGTCACCGAGGGCGAACGGCTGCTCGAGGCGGGCGAGTACACGCAGGCGCTCGTCGATCGGCTGCAGCTCTCCCAGTCGAAGATCGAGGACATCGCCGAGATGGTCCGCAGCGTCGCCGAACAGGACGACCCGCTCGGAAAGACGCTCTCGGCACGGGAACTCGACGACGATCTCGAGCTGTACAAGGTCGCCGTCCCGATCGGCGTCGTCGGAACGGTCTTCGAATCGCGACCCGACGCGCTCGTCCAGATCGCCGCGCTCGGCCTGAAGTCGGGGAACGCCGTGATCCTCAAAGGCGGCAGCGAGGCGCTCCACTCCAACCGAGTCCTGTTCGAGATCATCGAGGAGGCCGCGGCGGACGCCGGGATGCCCGACGGCTGGGCTCAGCACGTCGAGGCGCGTGAGGACGTCGACGCCCTCCTCGAGATGGACGACGCGATCGATCTCCTGATGCCGCGGGGGAGCTCCGAGTTCGTGCGTTACATCCAAGACAACACCAGCATCCCCGTCCTCGGTCATACGGAGGGGATCTGTCACGTCTACGTCGACGACGAAGCGGACCTCTCGATGGCCGAGGAGATCGCCTACGACGCCAAGGTCCAGTACCCGGCGGTCTGCAACGCCGTCGAGACGCTGCTGGTCCACGAGGACGTCGCCGAAGAGTTCTTGCCGGCGATCGCGGACCGCTACGAGACCGCCGGCGTCGAGATCCGCGGCGACGAGGCTACCCGCGAGATCGTCGACGTCGACGCGGTGACCGACGCCGACTGGGACACCGAGTACGGCGATCTGATCGTCTCGATCCGGATCGTCGACTCGCTCGAGACCGCGATCGATCACGTCACGACCCACGGCTCGAAGCACACCGAATCGATCGTGACCGAGGACGCCGACCGGGCGAGCGCCTTCATGCGCGGCATCGACTCCGCGAGCGTCTTCCACAACGCCTCGACCCGGTTCGCCGACGGCTACCGGTTCGGTCTCGGTGCCGAGGTCGGCATCAGCACGGGCAAGATTCACGCCCGCGGTCCCGTCGGGCTCGAGGGACTGACGACCTACAAGTACCATCTCGAGGGCGACGGCCAGCTCGTCGCCAGCTACGCGGGCGAAGACGCCAGGCCGTTCACGCACGAGGCGTTCGACGGCGACTGGAACCCCGGCCGCCTGTTCGACGAGTAG
- the mch gene encoding methenyltetrahydromethanopterin cyclohydrolase codes for MESLNRMAIELVDEALDYAEELNIGGYDLENESTVLDFGLEFEGGIEAGLLLTEIQTAGMATPSYELGELGDASLPYVELSTDQPALSLLCSQKAGWELTTADFEGLGSGPARALVAEEEEFRRVGYTDAFDLTALAVETADDPTVAAADQVAELAEVEPSSVFLLAYRTASIVGSITNAARAAELATFRLAELGYDPLDIVSATGRAPVAPVAGDERTAIARTNDAIAYGGRTHLTVREDADIFDSVPSTAAADHGRPFGAVFDDLDWEFAEVPSDLFAPAAVTIDVVGGPTYVHGETDEDLLVDSFGL; via the coding sequence ATGGAAAGTCTCAATCGGATGGCGATCGAGCTGGTCGACGAGGCCCTCGATTACGCCGAGGAGTTGAACATCGGCGGTTACGACCTCGAGAACGAATCGACGGTACTCGACTTCGGACTCGAGTTCGAGGGAGGGATCGAAGCCGGACTGCTGCTGACCGAGATTCAGACGGCGGGGATGGCGACGCCGAGCTACGAGCTGGGCGAACTCGGCGACGCGTCGCTCCCGTACGTTGAGCTCTCGACCGACCAGCCGGCGCTCTCGCTGCTGTGCTCCCAGAAGGCCGGCTGGGAGCTAACCACCGCGGACTTCGAGGGGCTGGGCAGCGGTCCCGCTCGCGCGCTGGTAGCCGAAGAGGAGGAGTTTCGCCGCGTCGGGTACACCGACGCGTTCGATCTGACGGCGCTGGCCGTCGAGACCGCGGACGATCCGACCGTCGCCGCGGCCGACCAGGTCGCCGAACTCGCCGAAGTCGAGCCGAGTAGCGTCTTCCTGCTGGCCTATCGGACCGCCAGCATCGTCGGGAGCATTACGAACGCCGCCCGGGCCGCCGAACTCGCGACGTTCAGGCTCGCCGAACTGGGCTACGATCCCCTCGACATCGTCTCGGCGACCGGTCGCGCGCCGGTCGCACCCGTCGCGGGCGACGAGCGGACGGCCATCGCGCGGACGAACGACGCGATCGCGTACGGCGGGCGAACGCACCTCACCGTCCGCGAGGACGCCGATATTTTCGACTCCGTACCGTCGACCGCGGCGGCGGACCACGGCCGGCCGTTCGGCGCGGTCTTCGACGACCTCGACTGGGAGTTCGCGGAGGTTCCGTCCGACCTCTTCGCGCCCGCGGCGGTGACGATCGACGTCGTCGGCGGACCGACGTACGTGCACGGCGAGACGGACGAGGACCTGCTCGTCGACTCCTTCGGTCTGTAG
- a CDS encoding MTH1187 family thiamine-binding protein yields the protein MTVVALLSVAPVIEDSMASEVAKAVDALEAYDVTYETNPMGTVIEAETTDELFAAAQAAHDAVDGDRISTVLKIDDKRTRDVDASEKVDAVEEHLGRPATNRAE from the coding sequence ATGACGGTAGTCGCGCTACTGAGCGTCGCACCGGTGATCGAAGACAGCATGGCCAGCGAGGTCGCGAAAGCGGTCGACGCGCTCGAGGCGTACGATGTCACCTACGAGACGAACCCGATGGGGACGGTGATCGAAGCCGAGACGACGGACGAGCTGTTCGCGGCCGCGCAGGCGGCCCACGACGCCGTCGACGGCGATCGCATCAGTACGGTGCTGAAGATCGACGACAAGCGGACCCGCGACGTCGACGCGTCGGAGAAGGTCGACGCCGTCGAGGAGCACCTCGGCCGTCCCGCCACAAACCGAGCGGAGTGA
- a CDS encoding HalOD1 output domain-containing protein: MQTELSPADGTDNLQYDQTNDRYVFHHDTDGTATITTTIVHALASIADTDVSQGEFSLYDSVDPDALDRIFSKKADGSDRTGGHIAFTALEHEVYVYANGDVIIYPPAETPGTPTR; the protein is encoded by the coding sequence ATGCAGACGGAACTTTCACCGGCAGACGGCACGGACAACCTCCAGTACGATCAAACGAACGACCGGTACGTGTTTCACCACGATACCGACGGGACCGCGACGATCACCACGACGATCGTCCACGCCCTCGCGTCGATCGCCGACACCGACGTTTCGCAGGGGGAGTTCTCCCTGTACGATAGCGTCGACCCCGACGCGCTCGACCGGATCTTCAGCAAGAAGGCGGACGGCTCCGATCGCACGGGCGGTCACATCGCCTTTACCGCCCTGGAACACGAGGTGTACGTCTACGCGAACGGCGACGTCATCATCTACCCGCCTGCGGAGACGCCGGGCACGCCGACGCGCTGA
- a CDS encoding DUF4112 domain-containing protein, translated as MVTDSVDDIASELEALEGKLPAAADEAAVERMHLVARTLDEGIRVPGTDFKIGVDPIIGVLPGAGDSVAAVVSLYLVAESARMGVSRSTLVRMLANIGVDTVIGSIPVLGVAFDAVWKANKWNLQLALEDLADGDGDSEDGPDVVAID; from the coding sequence ATGGTTACTGATTCAGTCGACGATATCGCGTCGGAACTCGAGGCGCTCGAGGGAAAGTTGCCCGCCGCCGCCGACGAGGCAGCGGTCGAGCGCATGCACCTCGTCGCGCGCACCCTCGACGAGGGGATTCGTGTCCCGGGAACGGATTTCAAGATCGGTGTCGATCCGATCATCGGGGTCCTTCCGGGAGCCGGCGACTCCGTCGCGGCGGTCGTCTCCCTGTACCTCGTCGCCGAGTCCGCTCGCATGGGCGTCTCCCGGTCGACGCTGGTCAGGATGCTCGCGAACATCGGCGTCGACACCGTGATCGGCTCAATCCCCGTCCTCGGAGTCGCGTTCGACGCCGTCTGGAAAGCCAACAAGTGGAACCTGCAACTCGCCCTCGAGGACCTCGCCGACGGGGACGGCGACTCCGAGGACGGACCGGACGTCGTGGCCATCGACTAG
- a CDS encoding putative RNA uridine N3 methyltransferase, producing MTVSVLVPSSLTREAEDKREATRKLGYVARAATIFRADRLIVYPDREGETGRFDGGFVSTVLRYAATPPYLRNEVWGMRDELEYAGVLPPLRAMSQTGSESTGSGSSRQGIVTEVGPEGRVRVNCGLQHPISLNVPPKMAVEEGERVTVRISSRRPVRAKLENVPLPGLSIEQTDLQAALGREDAGVRIAASRFGEELTVGRLETLAGRVQRDGMTVAFGAPERGLPAILGIEESAIEASSGQGDAADNGVEPTADPGFDLWLNTVPDQGSEVVRTEEALFATLAPLSLRE from the coding sequence ATGACCGTCAGCGTACTCGTCCCGTCGTCGCTCACCCGGGAAGCCGAGGACAAACGCGAGGCAACTCGCAAACTCGGATACGTCGCCCGCGCGGCGACGATCTTCCGGGCCGATCGCCTGATCGTCTACCCCGATCGGGAGGGCGAAACAGGGCGATTCGACGGCGGGTTCGTAAGCACCGTACTGCGGTACGCCGCAACGCCCCCCTATCTCCGCAACGAGGTCTGGGGGATGCGGGACGAACTGGAGTACGCGGGCGTCTTGCCGCCGCTCCGCGCCATGTCACAGACCGGCTCCGAATCTACCGGTTCGGGGTCGTCAAGACAAGGAATCGTGACCGAGGTCGGACCTGAAGGGCGCGTCCGGGTCAATTGCGGACTGCAACACCCGATCTCCCTCAACGTACCGCCGAAAATGGCGGTCGAGGAGGGGGAGCGCGTGACCGTCAGGATCTCTTCGCGACGACCGGTCCGGGCGAAGCTCGAAAACGTTCCCCTTCCGGGGCTCTCGATCGAGCAGACGGACCTGCAGGCAGCGCTCGGCCGTGAGGACGCCGGCGTCCGTATCGCGGCCTCCCGATTCGGTGAAGAACTCACCGTCGGGCGGCTCGAGACGCTGGCCGGACGCGTCCAGCGCGACGGGATGACCGTCGCCTTCGGCGCGCCCGAGAGAGGGCTGCCGGCTATCCTCGGAATCGAGGAATCGGCCATCGAAGCGTCGTCCGGACAGGGTGACGCGGCCGATAACGGAGTCGAACCCACTGCCGATCCGGGGTTCGACCTCTGGCTAAACACGGTTCCGGATCAGGGAAGCGAGGTCGTGCGGACGGAGGAGGCTCTGTTCGCCACCCTCGCGCCCCTCTCACTGAGAGAGTGA
- a CDS encoding 50S ribosomal protein L3, with translation MPQANTPRKGSLGFGPRKRATSEVPRFNSWPDDDGQPTLQGFAGYKAGMTHVVMVDDQANSPTEGMEQTVPVTIVETPPMRAVALRAYEDTPYGMKPITEVWTDEFVPELDRVLDLPGDDYDTDAATDELRALHEEGRVDDVRVITHTVPGDVPSVPKKKPDVMETRVGGGSVDDRVDFALEAIEDGGEHVMNDVFRAGEYVDASGVTKGKGTQGPVKRWGVQKRKGKHARQGWRRRIGNLGPWNPSRVRSTVPQQGQTGYHQRTELNKRLVDIGDGADATVDGGFVNYGEVDGPHALIKGSLPGPQQRLVRFRPAIRPGDQPRLDPEVRYVSTASNQG, from the coding sequence ATGCCACAAGCAAATACACCACGCAAAGGCTCACTCGGGTTCGGCCCACGAAAGCGTGCGACCAGCGAGGTCCCACGCTTCAACTCGTGGCCGGACGACGACGGACAGCCGACGCTCCAGGGCTTCGCGGGCTACAAGGCCGGCATGACCCACGTCGTCATGGTCGACGACCAAGCGAACTCGCCGACCGAGGGGATGGAACAGACCGTCCCCGTGACGATCGTGGAGACGCCGCCGATGCGCGCCGTCGCACTGCGAGCATACGAAGACACGCCGTACGGTATGAAGCCGATAACCGAGGTCTGGACCGACGAGTTCGTTCCCGAACTCGATCGCGTTCTCGACCTTCCCGGTGACGACTACGACACCGACGCCGCCACGGACGAGCTCCGTGCCCTCCACGAGGAGGGACGCGTCGACGACGTCCGCGTCATCACCCACACGGTCCCGGGGGACGTTCCCTCGGTGCCGAAGAAGAAACCGGACGTGATGGAAACGCGCGTCGGCGGCGGCTCCGTCGACGACCGCGTCGACTTCGCCCTCGAGGCGATCGAGGACGGCGGCGAGCACGTCATGAACGACGTGTTCCGCGCCGGCGAGTACGTCGACGCGAGCGGCGTCACGAAAGGGAAAGGGACGCAGGGCCCCGTCAAGCGATGGGGCGTCCAGAAACGCAAGGGCAAACACGCCCGGCAGGGCTGGCGTCGCCGCATCGGCAACCTCGGCCCGTGGAACCCGTCCCGCGTCCGCTCGACGGTCCCCCAGCAGGGGCAGACCGGCTACCACCAGCGGACGGAACTGAACAAGCGCCTCGTCGACATCGGCGACGGCGCTGACGCGACGGTCGACGGCGGCTTCGTCAACTACGGCGAAGTCGACGGGCCGCACGCGCTGATCAAGGGCTCGCTCCCCGGGCCGCAGCAGCGTCTCGTACGCTTCCGCCCGGCGATCCGACCCGGAGACCAGCCGCGCCTCGATCCCGAGGTTCGCTACGTCTCCACCGCATCCAACCAGGGATAA